Proteins encoded by one window of Mus musculus strain C57BL/6J chromosome 10, GRCm38.p6 C57BL/6J:
- the Rhobtb1 gene encoding rho-related BTB domain-containing protein 1 isoform X2 produces MWYQEIKHFCPRTPVVLVGCQLDLRYADLEAVNRARRPLARPIKRGDILPPEKGREVAKELGIPYYETSVFDQFGIKDVFDNAIRAALISRRHLQFWKSHLKKVQKPLLQAPFLPPKAPPPVIKVPECPSAGTSDAACLLDNPLCADVLFVLHDEEHIFAHRIYLATSSSKFYDLFLMECEESPCWGGGAGEEVPCRDFQGRTQSLGSAEEGKEGPQRTPQADPGASSGQDLPESLALQMEASGSEGHALSGWSKGFVSMHREVRVNPISKRVGPVTVVRLDPSMQSGPFRTLLRFLYSGQLDEKEKDLLGLAQMAEVLEMFDLRMMVENIMNKEAFMNQEITKAFHVRKANRIKECLSKGTFSDVTFTLDDGAISAHKPLLICSCEWMAAMFGGSFVESANREVHLPNINKMSMQAVLEYLYTKQLSPNLDLDPLELIALANRFCLTHLVALVEQHAVQELTKAAVSGVSIDGEVLSYLELAQFHNANQLAAWCLHHICTNYNSVCSKFRKEIKSKSADNQEYFERHRWPPVWYLKEEDHYQRVKREREKEDLALNKHHSRRKWCFWHSSPAVA; encoded by the exons GCCCATAAAGAGAGGTGACATTTTGCCCCCAGAAAAAGGCCGCGAGGTGGCGAAGGAACTTGGCATCCCGTACTACGAGACCAGCGTGTTTGACCAGTTTGGCATCAAGGACGTGTTCGACAATGCCATCCGAGCAGCCCTCATCTCCCGCCGGCACCTGCAGTTCTGGAAATCCCACTTGAAAAAAGTCCAGAAGCCTCTGCTTCAGGCGCCCTTCCTACCTCCGAAAGCTCCTCCCCCGGTCATCAAGGTCCCCGAGTGTCCGTCTGCGGGGACCAGCGATGCTGCCTGTTTACTGGACAACCCCCTGTGCGCCGACGTCCTCTTCGTTCTCCATGACGAGGAGCACATCTTTGCGCACCGCATTTACCTCGCTACCTCTTCTTCCAAATTCTACGACCTTTTTTTAATGGAGTGTGAAGAATCCCCTTGTTGGGGTGGAGGAGCTGGTGAGGAGGTGCCGTGCAGGGATTTTCAGGGGCGGACGCAGAGTCTTGGATCAGccgaggaagggaaggagggcccCCAGAGGACCCCTCAGGCTGACCCAGGAGCGTCTTCAGGCCAGGACCTGCCTGAGAGTTTGGCTTTGCAGATGGAAGCCTCGGGTTCCGAGGGACACGCCCTGTCCGGCTGGAGCAAGGGGTTTGTCAGCATGCACAGGGAGGTGCGGGTCAACCCCATTTCCAAGCGGGTGGGCCCAGTGACCGTGGTCAGGCTGGACCCATCGATGCAGTCAGGCCCTTTCCGGACCCTGCTGAGATTCCTCTACTCTGGGCAGCTGGACGAAAAGGAAAAAGATCTGCTGGGGCTGGCTCAGATGGCCGAGGTCCTGGAGATGTTTGATCTGAGGATGATGGTAGAGAATATCATGAACAAGGAGGCTTTTATGAACCAGGAGATCACGAAAGCCTTCCACGTCCGGAAAGCCAATCGGATCAAAGAATGTCTCAGCAAGGGCACCTTCTCAG ACGTGACATTTACCTTGGATGACGGAGCCATCAGCGCCCACAAGCCGCTGCTGATCTGTAGCTGCGAATGGATGGCGGCCATGTTCGGGGGTTCCTTTGTGGAAAGCGCCAACCGTGAG GTTCACCTCCCAAATATAAACAAGATGTCGATGCAGGCGGTGTTGGAATACCTCTACACCAAGCAGTTGTCACCCAACTTGGACCTGGACCCCCTGGAGTTAATTGCCTTGGCAAACAGATTTTGCCTGACACACTTGGTTGCTCTCGTAG AGCAGCATGCTGTCCAGGAGCTCACCAAGGCCGCTGTCAGTGGTGTGAGCATCGATGGTGAAGTTCTCTCCTACTTGGAGCTGGCACAG TTTCACAATGCCAATCAGCTAGCTGCCTGGTGTTTGCATCACATCTGCACCAACTACAACAGCGTCTGTTCCAAGTTCCGCAAGGAAATCAAATCCAagtcagcag ACAACCAGGAGTACTTTGAGCGGCACCGCTGGCCCCCTGTGTGGTACCTGAAGGAGGAAGACCACTACCAGCGTGTGAAGAGGGAACGAGAGAAAGAGGACCTGGCGCTGAACAAGCACCATTCAAGGAGAAAGTGGTGTTTCTGGCATTCGTCCCCAGCTGTCGcctga